caggACCTAGGGCCCTTCTGCTAAAATATCCATGTAGCCTTTAATCACTCCTTCAGCCCAGAAGGGGTGAATGATGTTTAAACAATCCTACCTGAAATATTCCCCCGTACTGCTAAGTATCCCATCCGGTAACTGGCTTAGATATGGATTCCCTTCTTCAGGACAAATCAGGCCAAGCACATAGCTCCACAGTGGGTTCCATGAAGTCATGACTGTCTACCTAAACCTGGAGGGATCTTGTTACTGGAAGTCAGGCACtgaagacaaaagaaaagaaaaagggagggaTATGAGCTAAGAGGGGAACTACCACCACCTCCATCTCACTTCCCCTCACCAAGTTTATAGCTTGTAACTCTCCTCcagtacagaaaaggcattctagGAGAAAATAATCTCCCCTTGTGGCTGGGAGGAGACTATCCTAACACCTTGCTgagccaaagaaaaagaaaaaagcctacTGTATTGTCATCAAATTGTAGACTATGAAAACTGTGTCATGGAGTACTGCAGATTCTAAAAGGTTTTGATGAAAAGATTCCTTTGGGGGTAAAACTTTATAGAGAAAGCACCCCAGGAAGAGAATGGCCTATATCACTTTAGAAAAATTTCATTATTTCATGGAACAGGATCTAGTCTGCAGTTCAATAGGACTGCCCAGAAGATGACCCAACTACGCTTGCCACCTATTCTCAATAAGAAATCACTAGGCTAGGGAAGAATTTCCCCTACCCCATGAGCTCAATATTTCTCCTCCTGAATAGTCTCAGGATGAACTCAATTCTAATTTTCTATCATAtctagccatgtgaccttgggcaagtcactttccctcactgaatctcagtttcctagCTTGTAAAAGCAGGAGGTCAGTTAGGTTCCAGCTTTGACATTCTGGTTCAGGTGGGAAATGTAACGCACAGCCAGAACTCTGTTCTTCCTTAGAGGCAGGCCCTGTGCTATTTAATTATAGTTTTAGTACTTGACATTTGCATATTTGACTTTCGCACCTTTGACTATTCCCAGAGACCTCAGAGGTCCATGAGCTGCAATAATCTGTTATTTTGCAGAGGCGTGCTGTGAGCCTGGGATGTAGGAGTCTGCCACTTGTTTAGTGAGGGAGCCTACTGTCAGGAGCCTTATCTCAATGAGGTTTTGTTATTGTAACCAGTAGGCAAAGCCATAATTATCATGCAATACTGTAAGGCTAGTCACAAAGGTAGGGATTCTTCTGGATACCTCAAGAGTATCCCTCTCAAATGTAAAGGGTTTATTGTAATGCGGGTGTAAACCAATCATGTACCCACTTCTTCCCCAGGACTGTCACTACTGCATCCTTAGTGAAGGTTACTTTAAAAAGTTTAATGGTGTGACACACAGAGGAGGGAACTGTAACTCCTCTTGTGTTGAACCTATCTCAACCATAGCACTTTTCCCCTGTGTTTTGACTATACGTCTCATATGCCTCTCCACTGAAGGGTAAGATCCTTGAGAGCAGAAATGCCAGCTTGTCCTATCCATTTATTTATCCCCAGCATCTAGGAATGTACCTAGTACACAGCAGATATTTAatcaatgtttgttgaatgagcaGGCACCTTCTATGAGCAGCCACTGCGTTCCAGGTATATTTTCTTCATATTGGTATTTAGTGCTTATCAGTATAGATATTATTCTtatctttccaaaaaaaaaaaaaaaactgggactCAGGCATatgaagtgacttgtccaaagctACAGCCAGAGAGAGATGGATTCACATCTGTTCGTCAGGCCCCAAAGTTCATGATTTTCCATCCTGCCATGCTGGTGCAGGCACCCTTAAAGAAGTAAAGCATAAGAACCAACTCGTGGGCCCTAAAATGTTGATACGGCATAGGCCCAATCTCAACCTGATTAAATTTAGAGGAGTGTggtgatggcaaaactgaccgtGCTACCGTCTTGGTAGGCAAACAAAGCCACTCAAAGATGAGGGGATTAGAAAACTGAATTGTTCAGACATCACACAGCTCCAAGGACCTGGAAGGTTTCAGTTCCGGTTTCTAAATTGGTATTGCAATCACAGGGCTTTAAGGAAGGAGTTCATTTAGGACTATACAGCTTCAGAAGATGGGTTCTAGCTAAGCTGGGGTTGAAACTTGAAATTGAAAAGCAAGCATTCATGATTCAACTAAACAAGTCACTTGAAAAGCTACTTTCCTTTCGGGGTCTTGTGGTTTGGTCAAGAGCTTTTGGAGTCTTTCTACTCTAAGTCTGGATCAGCAGCAtcaggagcttgttagaaatgcagaatctcaagcACTATGCTAGACCTATAGAATCATATTCTGCATTTTACCGAGACCCCTGAGTGATTCATATGCACATTAAACTTGAGAAGCTCTGCTCTAATAGTCTAAGGCCCTTTCTGGCTCtaatattttgtatttaggtTAGGACCCTTCacagtaacaaaacaaaaactagtatTTTCATTACTTAGGGTCAAATAGAgatctctcttttcaatgtaaATAAGATGATCGCTTTGGAAGAATATTGTTAATTCATCAATATTACTATTAAAGGCTGTCATTTACTGAGCACATACCATGTATCAGGTACTAGCACACAGTATTTCAAATCATCGTAACAGCCCATCAAGAGAGAGATTATTATCCCCAATTTACTGATGAGGAAGTGATCTCATAGGTTAAGAAATTTTCCCCAAATCACAGGGCTAGATCAGCAGTAGAGCTAGAATTTTAACCCAGTGTGTTTAGAGCCCCTGGTTTTTCTGCTAGATCATTCTGCCTCTAGTTGTAAAGCTACAGTTTAAAATATCAAGGGTAGGACTGCTATCTCAGGATAGACCTGCATGTTTTGGACTCACTATTCTGCAATGATGAAGACCAAAAATGtagatctatactgaagtctctgaaaataacacaaaggaagagaagggaactTAGACTTGTTCTTCAAGGTCCTAGATACCTTAGAATCTCAAATTTCTGGAGACTGACATCCATTTAGAACCAGTATCACCCAGGAGTGATCATTCCTGAAGCTCATTTACATCAAGATATTATGCCAGCTGAAAACACGAATGAGTTTGAGAAAGGGTTAGTCATATTCAGAGATTATAGGTGCACAATTGATTATTAATGGGATGAAAAATTCAGGAGCCAAGCCTCTGATTTCTCAAAAACCACCCTTCCATGCCATTGGTTGATAGGACACTGGACTGGAGAAACCACcaaaataaaaatccaaaccTTGCcctttgagccaattccaactcatagggaccctataggacagagtagaattgctccataacgtttccaaggaatggctggtggattcaaactgccgacctttgggttagcagccaagttcttaaccactgtaccagcaagGCTCTGGAGGAACCACAAGTCTGTCCAATTATGGCTAATGCTGTAGTCTTGATGCCATTTAATAACTGACAATAACCTCTTATATACTGACATGTGTGAAATTTCCCAGAGCTTGTGTTCCCAGCCAGGGCCTTTTCTTCATTTGTACGTATAAATACTCTACCCAGAGCACATATATTCTCTGGAAGGCACAGGTTTTTACTTATGCTAACAAATTATTATCCTTCCCAGCAAAATGACTAAACATAGTCTTAATAAATCAATTTGTCAATGGGTATTTCACTTTCTGGAGATAATGTCCCTTGTTCCATTTTTGGCTAGTACAATTATAGCTTACACTGAGCTCCTGCATCTGTGGTTCAGAAAATCTTTGAGCTAGAAGGAACTACCAAAGATCTGACCCTGCCTCCAAGCAAGAAAAGTACTTTTAGtcccactttgcagatgagaCAGTTTAGTCCCAGAGGCacaaaatgacttgcccaaggtcacattaTTAGGAAGAAACTGAGTGAGGACAAGAGCAGAGGACCCTGGGTCACTTATCTCTGCTGCCAACAGAACCCAACCTTCTTTGAGTTTTGTCCCACAGCTGGACATGATAAGAAGTACTTCTGTGACACGTCTTCCTAGATTCTGGGCCTCCCTTCTCCATGTGTTCCTTCCCTCACACTTCTAGTAGtggtatattttcatttctcactGAAAAAAATGTTATTAGCAGATTCTTAGAATAGTTTGACATCACCTCTTCtacattataaaaacaaaacaaaaccattgccattgagtcaattccaactcatggtgaccccatgtgttacaaagcagaactgccccatagggttttcttgtctgttatcttcacagaagcagttcaccaggcctttcttctgagacactactgggtgggttctaactgccaacctttaggttagtagtcaagtgcaaaccgtctgtgccacccagggacctttcctcCTTCACATCTTCTCCTGCAACTGCTTATTGCTTGTGGACATGAGCAAGGAATTCAGAGGCAAGGTTCCTCTTTCTCATCTCTGTCCTTTTTGGCCACCCCAGTAGAGCCTTATAACTCCCCTCATAAACTGTAAATCATGGAGAAAGTCACTCTGCTTTTTTCTCCAAAGCTATCCATCTGGGAAAAGAACAGAGCACCCAATTAGCAAGGAGATTCAATGGCGAGAGGCCTTAAGGAGATAGAGGCAATAGAAGTGTAATATGCACAGTTTCTGAAGGACTAAATGGGGCAGTGACCTGAGAAGAAGTATTTCAGGAGAATCCTGGACTGTGAAAAAAGATGACCACACAGAGACACATGCTATCCCACAATTCCTAAGAGGCTTCTCCTTCACTGCTTAGTCAGATCTGGGAGTTTAAACAGTGACTAAACACAGGTGGCAACTGTCCTGGGAGCTCTGCTTCTCCAAGATACTTCTAGGACCCAAGTTGTATTGACTCATCTCACCTAAGCTGGGCAAGTTTCATGCCATAAAATAGCCTATGGACATTTAAAGAGATTGCCAAGTTTTAACCAGTTTTGCAATTTCCAAATTGAAGGAGTTGTGCCTGAAATCTGGTTATACAATACAACTGCAGTACAGTACCAGGGGGAAAAAAGGCCAGTGCCATTTGCTTTCTTGAGGATGACCTGATTGGACCAGAATGGTAAGGGTTGACTTCAAAGCTCATGTAAGCCCTTGGCATGAGGACAGAAGGAAGGAGAGCCCCAAGCAGTCTCCTATTTTGTGCTTAGTCACAAGTATTCCCCAAAACCTGATATCATATAACTTCTGTCACCCCCCACCACCCACCTCCATCAGCCATCATTTTGGGTTTCAGTGGACAAAATGTTCTGTCTCCTTAGATCCTGCCACAGAATTCCTTGCCCAGAAACAATTtaacatgaggaaactgaaggaAAGTTTGCAAGCAGAACCTGCCCAGTAATGTCTTCTGATCCTGCATACCTGTGATGGAACCAAAATTTAACATAAACACAAACACAAGGAAGAGTTTTAAGGAGTGATATAGGATGATAGAAGGAAATGGCAAGGGATGCGGAGGGGGCGGTTAGAATAAGGAAAAGTTACTTACACAGTTTCATCATTCTTGAATTCCAACTCCCCATATGTGTCTTCGAAGTCCTCACCACCACCCTTGGCTGTCCCTTCTACTGTCCTAAAGGGGACGATGACTGTGCCCCGGGCACCTGATGTCCGCAGAACCTTGACCTCCATGACACCAATACTCTCACTGACATGAATAGTATCACATTCAAAAGTGAAGATGCCTGCATGGTCATCATCCAAGATGGTGACTGTGGCCACACAAGGGGATGCTAGGACAGCCCGAGGCAAGGGAAGACTGTTGAATATTGCTGGAGGCATGCCCTCCTCCTGCTGATCTTCCTCCATGCGTACATTGCTCAGCCTCACAAAGAAGTGTTCATCCTCCTCAAAGATGTCATCATCTATGATACCAACAGAGAACTCCTTCTGGGTCTCTCCTGGCTTCAGAACGACAGTGCCCTCTGTGAACTCATAGTCAGCCCCTGCGTTAGCAGAACCATCTTCTGTTTTGTAGTCCACATACATGGTCTTGGACGTGTCCCCGCCTTTCCTTACCACTGTCAGGAGTACAGCCCCACAGTTCTCCAGGCACTGGTAGGAACATGGATCAAAGAAGACCTTGGAGACAAAGTCCTCAGGCTCATCGGTATGCACCTCACTCATGCTGGAGgtcttcttggcttgttctgctgcATGTTTCTTTAGGATATTACCTGCACCAGTCATCATACGAGTGGCTTGGATCCGGTAGAAGGCGCGGCTCTTCTGTTGGTGGGAAAGGGCATAGTAATTGGCCATCTCCACCAGCTGATCTAAGTCCTTCTCTGGGTGTTTTTGCTTCAGATCCTTGAGAATCCGGATCATCTCCCTACGGGACTCATCAACTTCCTTCCCTTCCAGGGCCACCAGGTTTCCATCTAGAAAGTGGGAATTCATCATTTTGCCATCCATCTCAATTCCCTTGGGGTGTTCACCTTCTGTCTCTATGATTATTCCTCGGTGTTTATCTGTACGGTACTTTTTATGCATGTATTTGTAGAAGAGCATTCGCCTATCTGCCACCCAGGCTAGAAGGACACACactggaaagaaaaagagagtgagGAGGCCTTCCCAAACCTGGACCACACCAGGAGAAAAGACTGCCAGGATCATATAGAGCCAGATGTAGGCAAAGATGCTCCAAGCGGCAGTAACAAAGAAGACTCGTAGGTGCTTGATCTTTCGAGTCTCTCCATCAGGGATCACATAGACACAGATGCCAATGATGATGAACATGTTGAAGGCTGCACTGCCTACGATGGTTGAAGGTCCCAGATCACCAGCAATGAACCCATGACCACATACCTCAATTAAAGAGAGGAGGATCTCAGGAGCAGAGGAGCCCAATGCCATAAGGGTCAGGTTAGAGACAGTTTCATTCCAGACCCGAATCGTGGTTGTGCTGGTCTCTCCA
The window above is part of the Loxodonta africana isolate mLoxAfr1 chromosome 10, mLoxAfr1.hap2, whole genome shotgun sequence genome. Proteins encoded here:
- the SLC8A3 gene encoding sodium/calcium exchanger 3 isoform X5, which gives rise to MAWLRLQPLTSAFLHFGLVTFVLFLNGLRAEASGSGDVPSTGQNNESCSGSSECKQGVILPIWYPENPSLGDKIARVIVYFVALIYMFLGVSIIADRFMASIEVITSQEREVTIKKPNGETSTTTIRVWNETVSNLTLMALGSSAPEILLSLIEVCGHGFIAGDLGPSTIVGSAAFNMFIIIGICVYVIPDGETRKIKHLRVFFVTAAWSIFAYIWLYMILAVFSPGVVQVWEGLLTLFFFPVCVLLAWVADRRMLFYKYMHKKYRTDKHRGIIIETEGEHPKGIEMDGKMMNSHFLDGNLVALEGKEVDESRREMIRILKDLKQKHPEKDLDQLVEMANYYALSHQQKSRAFYRIQATRMMTGAGNILKKHAAEQAKKTSSMSEVHTDEPEDFVSKVFFDPCSYQCLENCGAVLLTVVRKGGDTSKTMYVDYKTEDGSANAGADYEFTEGTVVLKPGETQKEFSVGIIDDDIFEEDEHFFVRLSNVRMEEDQQEEGMPPAIFNSLPLPRAVLASPCVATVTILDDDHAGIFTFECDTIHVSESIGVMEVKVLRTSGARGTVIVPFRTVEGTAKGGGEDFEDTYGELEFKNDETVKTVRVKIVDEEEYERQENFFIALGEPKWMERGISEVTDRKLTVDEEEAKRIAEMGKPILGEHPKLEVIIEESYEFKCTVDKLIKKTNLALVVGTHSWRDQFMEAITVSAAGDEDEDESGEERLPSCFDYVMHFLTVFWKVLFACVPPTEYCHGWACFVVSILIIGMLTAIIGDLASHFGCTIGLKDSVTAVVFVAFGTSVPDTFASKAAAIQDVYADASIGNVTGSNAVNVFLGIGLAWSAAAIYWALQGQEFHVSAGTLAFSVTLFTIFAFVCISVLLYRRRPHLGGELGGPRSCKLATTWLFVSLWLLYILFATLEAYCYIKGF
- the SLC8A3 gene encoding sodium/calcium exchanger 3 isoform X4 — its product is MAWLRLQPLTSAFLHFGLVTFVLFLNGLRAEASGSGDVPSTGQNNESCSGSSECKQGVILPIWYPENPSLGDKIARVIVYFVALIYMFLGVSIIADRFMASIEVITSQEREVTIKKPNGETSTTTIRVWNETVSNLTLMALGSSAPEILLSLIEVCGHGFIAGDLGPSTIVGSAAFNMFIIIGICVYVIPDGETRKIKHLRVFFVTAAWSIFAYIWLYMILAVFSPGVVQVWEGLLTLFFFPVCVLLAWVADRRMLFYKYMHKKYRTDKHRGIIIETEGEHPKGIEMDGKMMNSHFLDGNLVALEGKEVDESRREMIRILKDLKQKHPEKDLDQLVEMANYYALSHQQKSRAFYRIQATRMMTGAGNILKKHAAEQAKKTSSMSEVHTDEPEDFVSKVFFDPCSYQCLENCGAVLLTVVRKGGDTSKTMYVDYKTEDGSANAGADYEFTEGTVVLKPGETQKEFSVGIIDDDIFEEDEHFFVRLSNVRMEEDQQEEGMPPAIFNSLPLPRAVLASPCVATVTILDDDHAGIFTFECDTIHVSESIGVMEVKVLRTSGARGTVIVPFRTVEGTAKGGGEDFEDTYGELEFKNDETVKTVRVKIVDEEEYERQENFFIALGEPKWMERGISALLLSPDRKLTVDEEEAKRIAEMGKPILGEHPKLEVIIEESYEFKCTVDKLIKKTNLALVVGTHSWRDQFMEAITVSAAGDEDEDESGEERLPSCFDYVMHFLTVFWKVLFACVPPTEYCHGWACFVVSILIIGMLTAIIGDLASHFGCTIGLKDSVTAVVFVAFGTSVPDTFASKAAAIQDVYADASIGNVTGSNAVNVFLGIGLAWSAAAIYWALQGQEFHVSAGTLAFSVTLFTIFAFVCISVLLYRRRPHLGGELGGPRSCKLATTWLFVSLWLLYILFATLEAYCYIKGF
- the SLC8A3 gene encoding sodium/calcium exchanger 3 isoform X2, which encodes MAWLRLQPLTSAFLHFGLVTFVLFLNGLRAEASGSGDVPSTGQNNESCSGSSECKQGVILPIWYPENPSLGDKIARVIVYFVALIYMFLGVSIIADRFMASIEVITSQEREVTIKKPNGETSTTTIRVWNETVSNLTLMALGSSAPEILLSLIEVCGHGFIAGDLGPSTIVGSAAFNMFIIIGICVYVIPDGETRKIKHLRVFFVTAAWSIFAYIWLYMILAVFSPGVVQVWEGLLTLFFFPVCVLLAWVADRRMLFYKYMHKKYRTDKHRGIIIETEGEHPKGIEMDGKMMNSHFLDGNLVALEGKEVDESRREMIRILKDLKQKHPEKDLDQLVEMANYYALSHQQKSRAFYRIQATRMMTGAGNILKKHAAEQAKKTSSMSEVHTDEPEDFVSKVFFDPCSYQCLENCGAVLLTVVRKGGDTSKTMYVDYKTEDGSANAGADYEFTEGTVVLKPGETQKEFSVGIIDDDIFEEDEHFFVRLSNVRMEEDQQEEGMPPAIFNSLPLPRAVLASPCVATVTILDDDHAGIFTFECDTIHVSESIGVMEVKVLRTSGARGTVIVPFRTVEGTAKGGGEDFEDTYGELEFKNDETVKTVRVKIVDEEEYERQENFFIALGEPKWMERGISALLLSPEVTDRKLTVDEEEAKRIAEMGKPILGEHPKLEVIIEESYEFKCTVDKLIKKTNLALVVGTHSWRDQFMEAITVSAAGDEDEDESGEERLPSCFDYVMHFLTVFWKVLFACVPPTEYCHGWACFVVSILIIGMLTAIIGDLASHFGCTIGLKDSVTAVVFVAFGTSVPDTFASKAAAIQDVYADASIGNVTGSNAVNVFLGIGLAWSAAAIYWALQGQEFHVSAGTLAFSVTLFTIFAFVCISVLLYRRRPHLGGELGGPRSCKLATTWLFVSLWLLYILFATLEAYCYIKGF
- the SLC8A3 gene encoding sodium/calcium exchanger 3 isoform X3, producing the protein MAWLRLQPLTSAFLHFGLVTFVLFLNGLRAEASGSGDVPSTGQNNESCSGSSECKQGVILPIWYPENPSLGDKIARVIVYFVALIYMFLGVSIIADRFMASIEVITSQEREVTIKKPNGETSTTTIRVWNETVSNLTLMALGSSAPEILLSLIEVCGHGFIAGDLGPSTIVGSAAFNMFIIIGICVYVIPDGETRKIKHLRVFFVTAAWSIFAYIWLYMILAVFSPGVVQVWEGLLTLFFFPVCVLLAWVADRRMLFYKYMHKKYRTDKHRGIIIETEGEHPKGIEMDGKMMNSHFLDGNLVALEGKEVDESRREMIRILKDLKQKHPEKDLDQLVEMANYYALSHQQKSRAFYRIQATRMMTGAGNILKKHAAEQAKKTSSMSEVHTDEPEDFVSKVFFDPCSYQCLENCGAVLLTVVRKGGDTSKTMYVDYKTEDGSANAGADYEFTEGTVVLKPGETQKEFSVGIIDDDIFEEDEHFFVRLSNVRMEEDQQEEGMPPAIFNSLPLPRAVLASPCVATVTILDDDHAGIFTFECDTIHVSESIGVMEVKVLRTSGARGTVIVPFRTVEGTAKGGGEDFEDTYGELEFKNDETVKTIHIKVIDDEAYEKNKNYFIEMMGPRMVDMSFQKALLLSPDRKLTVDEEEAKRIAEMGKPILGEHPKLEVIIEESYEFKCTVDKLIKKTNLALVVGTHSWRDQFMEAITVSAAGDEDEDESGEERLPSCFDYVMHFLTVFWKVLFACVPPTEYCHGWACFVVSILIIGMLTAIIGDLASHFGCTIGLKDSVTAVVFVAFGTSVPDTFASKAAAIQDVYADASIGNVTGSNAVNVFLGIGLAWSAAAIYWALQGQEFHVSAGTLAFSVTLFTIFAFVCISVLLYRRRPHLGGELGGPRSCKLATTWLFVSLWLLYILFATLEAYCYIKGF
- the SLC8A3 gene encoding sodium/calcium exchanger 3 isoform X1 is translated as MAWLRLQPLTSAFLHFGLVTFVLFLNGLRAEASGSGDVPSTGQNNESCSGSSECKQGVILPIWYPENPSLGDKIARVIVYFVALIYMFLGVSIIADRFMASIEVITSQEREVTIKKPNGETSTTTIRVWNETVSNLTLMALGSSAPEILLSLIEVCGHGFIAGDLGPSTIVGSAAFNMFIIIGICVYVIPDGETRKIKHLRVFFVTAAWSIFAYIWLYMILAVFSPGVVQVWEGLLTLFFFPVCVLLAWVADRRMLFYKYMHKKYRTDKHRGIIIETEGEHPKGIEMDGKMMNSHFLDGNLVALEGKEVDESRREMIRILKDLKQKHPEKDLDQLVEMANYYALSHQQKSRAFYRIQATRMMTGAGNILKKHAAEQAKKTSSMSEVHTDEPEDFVSKVFFDPCSYQCLENCGAVLLTVVRKGGDTSKTMYVDYKTEDGSANAGADYEFTEGTVVLKPGETQKEFSVGIIDDDIFEEDEHFFVRLSNVRMEEDQQEEGMPPAIFNSLPLPRAVLASPCVATVTILDDDHAGIFTFECDTIHVSESIGVMEVKVLRTSGARGTVIVPFRTVEGTAKGGGEDFEDTYGELEFKNDETVKTIHIKVIDDEAYEKNKNYFIEMMGPRMVDMSFQKALLLSPEVTDRKLTVDEEEAKRIAEMGKPILGEHPKLEVIIEESYEFKCTVDKLIKKTNLALVVGTHSWRDQFMEAITVSAAGDEDEDESGEERLPSCFDYVMHFLTVFWKVLFACVPPTEYCHGWACFVVSILIIGMLTAIIGDLASHFGCTIGLKDSVTAVVFVAFGTSVPDTFASKAAAIQDVYADASIGNVTGSNAVNVFLGIGLAWSAAAIYWALQGQEFHVSAGTLAFSVTLFTIFAFVCISVLLYRRRPHLGGELGGPRSCKLATTWLFVSLWLLYILFATLEAYCYIKGF